The following are encoded in a window of Magnolia sinica isolate HGM2019 chromosome 11, MsV1, whole genome shotgun sequence genomic DNA:
- the LOC131218126 gene encoding peroxisome biogenesis protein 7-like — translation MKSYRAGFFCTSVKYSPFRNSQLIVTGFEERHKRGRIHIHYSTQKPIATFATTDPIYDCTWSLSNPDLIVIAAGAGATHLIDIALPHNFNPLGSFYGHSGITTSVDWNPFDGSFLSAGQDGSVKHWVVDRHSTIQTYSHPLSVSCVTWNPRSPTSHATTCNDGNLRVWDIRDRKAEIIIKADDLPILSCDWNSHGETCIATSTVCMTYIQVWDIRQTCSPVKVLDGEDKDEIFRVKFSTHREYQIASCSFNGKVVLWDYGPENAVPIIKKYEHHTGKVRGLDMSKRVEGLLVSTGEDGLVHEWRHALPES, via the coding sequence atgaAATCATACAGAGCGGGATTCTTTTGCACTTCTGTAAAATACAGCCCCTTCCGAAATTCCCAACTCATCGTCACCGGATTCGAAGAACGCCACAAACGTGGCCGTATCCACATCCACTATTCAACTCAAAAGCCAATCGCAACCTTCGCCACCACAGATCCCATCTACGACTGCACCTGGTCCTTATCCAACCCTGACCTCATTGTCATAGCTGCCGGCGCTGGAGCCACCCACCTCATTGACATAGCTCTCCCCCACAATTTCAACCCTCTTGGATCCTTCTACGGACACTCCGGCATCACCACCTCCGTCGACTGGAATCCATTCGACGGTTCCTTCCTTTCAGCCGGTCAGGACGGAAGTGTAAAGCATTGGGTTGTTGATCgacacagcaccatccaaacctaCAGCCACCCTCTGTCTGTCTCATGTGTTACCTGGAATCCCCGTTCTCCGACTAGCCATGCGACTACATGTAATGACGGCAATCTACGAGTCTGGGACATTCGTGATAGGAAGGCTGAGATCATCATCAAAGCTGATGATTTGCCTATACTATCTTGTGACTGGAATAGCCACGGTGAAACCTGTATTGCCACATCCACGGTTTGTATGACGTATATCCAGGTGTGGGACATTAGGCAGACATGCTCCCCTGTGAAAGTCCTTGATGGGGAAGATAAGGATGAGATCTTTAGGGTGAAGTTCTCGACTCATAGGGAGTACCAGATTGCCTCGTGCTCGTTTAATGGGAAGGTGGTTCTGTGGGATTATGGGCCGGAGAATGCGGTTCCAATAATAAAGAAGTACGAGCATCATACAGGCAAGGTGCGTGGGTTGGATATGAGCAAGCGAGTCGAGGGGCTATTGGTTAGTACCGGAGAAGATGGACTCGTTCATGAGTGGCGTCATGCCCTACCAGAGTCATGA